A genomic stretch from Gopherus flavomarginatus isolate rGopFla2 chromosome 3, rGopFla2.mat.asm, whole genome shotgun sequence includes:
- the LOC127048174 gene encoding toll-like receptor 1: MAENRRLLTNFLFFSSVFTLTLWNNIKPSDENEFIANYSGSLLEDHYDYETKSLPLSHRKKLQFASADNKINHPSWDVEQNTSDSLVLSNIPEDAINDLIQLLSKFNKTSGLKNLALKNITASWENFIRILQIVWHTSTEYFSIFKLKLMSHINKQHFNYNGTSLKAVIITNVSIDVFYFSQDDLYCIFSEMNITALTISNSKIIHMLCPSKRSQFRFLNFSNNDLTDMVFQGCNNLDLLETLILQRNQLKKLSKVSSMTSKMKSLKHLDISRNLLYYDENENHCHWVGTLAKLNLSSNKLTDSVFGCLPINVQILDLQNNQIRMVPKDITELKALKELNIAFNRLTELPGCGHFRGLELLNIEENSILIPSSDFFHSCQNIRELRGGHNPFQCSCELRDFVNFEKKSGGRLVGWPESYVCEYPDDLKGTELKDFQLSELSCNTTLLLVIALVVTVVVVAVTSFLCIYFDIMWYLKMMWQWTQTKRRVRKSHPEDLQSILQFHAFISYSERDSLWVKNHLIPNLEKEDGSVQICLHERNFIPGKSIVENIINCIEKSHKSIFVLSPNFVQSEWCHYELYFAHHKLFSESSNSLILILLEPIPQYLIPARYHKLKALMAKRTYLEWPKEKSKHGLFWANLKATLNSNLPISAKVVVETD, encoded by the coding sequence ATGGCAGAAAACAGAAGACTCCTCACAAACTTTCTCTTTTTTAGTAGTGTCTTCACATTAACTCTTTGGAACAATATCAAGCCATCTGATGAAAATGAATTTATTGCAAACTATTCTGGCAGCTTACTGGAAGACCATTATGATTATGAAACCAAGAGCCTGCCGCTCTCACACAGAAAGAAGCTTCAGTTTGCATCAGCAGATAACAAAATAAACCATCCCAGCTGGGATGTGGAACAAAATACTTCGGACAGTTTAGTACTGTCAAATATCCCAGAGGATGCAATCAATGATTTAATACAACTATTGTCAAAATTCAACAAAACCTCAGGATTAAAAAATCTTGCTCTGAAAAATATTACAGCATCCTGGGAAAACTTTATTAGAATCCTTCAGATTGTGTGGCATACATCCACTGAATATTTCAGTATCTTCAAGCTGAAACTGATGTCACATATTAACAAGCAACACTTCAACTACAATGGTACTTCACTGAAAGCAGTGATAATAACGAATGTTTCCATTGATGTATTCTATTTTTCACAGGATGACCTCTACTGCATATTTTCAGAGATGAACATTACAGCCTTGACAATATCTAATTCAAAGATAATACATATGCTTTGCCCTTCCAAACGAAGTCAATTTCGCTTTTTAAACTTTTCAAACAATGATTTGACAGACATGGTTTTTCAAGGCTGTAATAATTTAGATCTCCTGGAAACACTTATTCTACAGAGGaatcaattaaaaaaactttCTAAGGTGAGCTCAATGACGAGTAAAATGAAATCACTGAAACACTTGGACATAAGTAGGAATTTGCTGTATTATGATGAGAATGAGAACCACTGCCACTGGGTTGGAACTCTGGCTAAACTGAATTTGTCCTCAAACAAATTGACGGACTCAGTTTTTGGATGTTTGCCAATCAATGTCCAAATACTTGATCTGCAAAATAACCAAATCAGAATGGTCCCCAAAGACATTACTGAACTGAAAGCTTTGAAAGAGCTAAATATTGCATTTAACAGGTTAACTGAGCTGCCTGGATGTGGTCATTTTAGGGGTCTGGAATTACTGAATATAGAAGAGAATTCAATTCTCATCCCATCATCTGACTTCTTCCATAGCTGTCAAAATATCAGAGAGCTCAGAGGAGGACACAATCCATTCCAGTGTTCTTGTGAATTACGAGACTttgttaattttgaaaaaaaatcaggcggAAGGTTGGTTGGCTGGCCAGAATCTTATGTGTGCGAATATCCAGACGACTTAAAGGGAACTGAGCTAAAGGACTTTCAGTTGTCTGAACTGTCTTGCAATACAACTCTCTTGCTTGTTATAGCTCTAGTTGTTACAGTGGTGGTAGTGGCTGTGACATCCTTTCTGTGTATCTATTTTGACATAATGTGGTATTTGAAGATGATGTGGCAGTGGACACAAACAAAACGTAGGGTTCGGAAGAGTCACCCTGAAGATCTGCAAAGCATTTTACAGTTTCATGCTTTTATTTCATACAGCGAACGggattccctctgggtgaagaatcATCTGATCCCAAACCTGGAGAAGGAAGATGGGTCTGTACAGATCTGTCTGCATGAGAGGAACTTCATTCCTGGCAAAAGCATAGTTGAGAACATTATAAACTGCATTGAGAAAAGCCACAAATCAATCTTTGTTTTGTCTCCCAATTTTGTCCAGAGTGAATGGTGCCACTATGAGCTTTACTTTGCCCATCACAAATTATTTAGTGAAAGTTCCAATAGCTTAATCCTCATTTTACTGGAACCAATCCCGCAGTATCTCATTCCTGCCAGATATCACAAGCTGAAAGCTCTCATGGCAAAGAGAACATACTTGGAGTGGCCAAAGGAGAAAAGCAAACATGGCCTTTTCTGGGCTAACCTTAAGGCGACTCTTAACAGTAACCTGCCAATATCTGCCAAAGTGGTTGTAGAAACAGActaa